CGATGCGGTCGTCGGCGTGATGACGGCGGGCGGCAACCCGCAGGCGATGGTGTTGCTCGGCTGGATGAGCGGTTCCACCGGCGGCACGACCGGCGCCGAAGCGCTGCAGGCAGGTGCCGCCGTGACTTTGCTCGTGCCGCTGGCAGCGCTGATGGCGCGCTGGCTCAACCTGCTGCCGCTCGGCGGACCGCAGGCCTCGGCGCTCGGCGTTCCCGTCGTCAACGCGCGCCTGGCGTTGCTCACACTCGCGGCCGTTCTGACGGCCGTTGCGACATTTATCATTGGACCGTTGACTTTCGTGGGCCTGATGGCACCCCATGTGGCTATGATGATGGGAATCAGACAGTCGCTACCGCTGCTCGTCGGTGCCGCCATCTGTGGCGCGAGCATCATGGCGCTGGCCGATACGCTCGCACGAACGGTCGCGTTTCCGCTGCAGCTGCCGACCGGCCTGACTGCGGCGATCGTCGGTGCGCCGTTCCTGTTGCTGCTGCTCGGCCGCAGACAGTCGGTGACGTCATGACCGCCGTGATGCAGGTGACGAATTTGCGCGTCGACATCGCCGGTAGTACGCTGCTCGAGCTTCCCGCACTCGATCTACCGGCCACGGGCGTGACGGGGCTCGTCGGGCAGAACGGCTCGGGCAAATCCACGCTGCTCAGAATACTGGCGCGGCAGCAGTCGCCGAGCCAGGGCGATGTGCGCTACGATGGGCGGCGCCTCTCGGACTGGGGCGAGCGCGAATTCGCGCGTCGCGTTGCCTACCTGCCGCAACAGACGCCGCTCGCGGCCGGTCTGACCGCGCGCGAACTCGTCGCACTCGGTCGCTATCCCTGGCATGGCGCACTCGGACGCTTCCAGGCACAGGATGCGGCGCGCGTCGACGAGGCGCTGGTCGCGACCGAGACCGTCGGCCTTGCCGACCGCTTCGTCGACTCGCTGTCGGGCGGCGAGCGGCAGCGCGTATGGCTCGCGATGCTGCTCGCACAGAATGCGGATCTACTGCTGCTCGATGAACCGATATCAGCGCTCGACCCGGCACATCAGACGTCCGTGCTGTCTTTGATCGGCCGTATCAGTCGTGACAAAGCGGTCGCGGTGCTGGTCGTGCTGCACGATGTCAACCTGGCGGCGCGCTACTGCGACTATCTGATCGCACTCAAGCAGGGTCGCCTGATCGCCGCCGGCGCACCCGCTGACATCATGTCGTCCGAGCAACTCAGCGCCGTCTACGACGTCGATATGGGCGTGTTTCCGAACCCCGACACCGACGGCGTCATCGCCTACGTGCGTACCTAGCACTTGAGAATATGGCGCGCCGACAGCGAGACGACAACGCCTACCGCGACACTCTCAGTGCCTCTGCGAGCGGTGCGACGCTGGTCTCGCTGTTCGAGGCGCAGGCCGCACGCACGCCACACAAGAACGCAGTAGTCGCCGGCGACGCCCGGCTGCGCTATGCCGAACTCGACCGCGCGGCCAGCCGGCTGGCGTGGCAGTTGATCGGGGCCGACGCCAAGCCTGAAAGCGTCGTCGGCCTGCTGCTCGACCACTCGGTCGACAGCGTGACGGCGATACTCGGCGTGTTGAAGAGCGGCGCCGCCTACCTGCCACTCGACCCCGAGCACCCGGCCGAGCGCCTGCGCTACGTGCTCGGCGACGCCACCCCCGACATCGTGCTGACGACCGCGGCGCTGGCCGGACGACTAGCGGACTCGCGTGTCCGCGTCATCAGGATCGACCAACTCGAGAGGCGTGCCGAGTTCACGCAGCTGCCGTCGCACGCACCAGGCAACCCGGAGCGCAACGGGACGCTCCTTCCCGACCACCCGGCCTACATCATTTACACGTCGGGCAGCACGGGCCGACCCAAAGGCGTCACGAACACCCACAGGAACGTCGTCCGGCTTTTCGATGCCACGCGACGACATGTCGACTTCGACGAAGACAGCATCTGGGCGTTGTTTCACTCGCTGGCGTTCGACTTCTCGGTGTGGGAACTCTGGGGTGCGCTGCTGCATGGCGGCTCGGTCGCCATCGTGCCCCGCGAGATCGCGCGCTCGGCTCGGGATCTGTCCGGTTTCCTTGTCGAGCACGGCGTCACGATCCTCAATCAGACGCCGTCGGCGTTCTTCTCCCTGCTCGAGCGACCCGGGGCACTGCGCAAGATCATCTTTGGCGGCGAGGCCCTCGATCTGCCCGGCCTAGCGCCGTGGTTCGAGCAATATGGTGATGTTGAGCCGGAACTGATCAACATGTACGGCATCACGGAGACGACCGTACACGCGACCTGTGCGCCGCTGCGCAACTGCCATGCTGCACCGGGCAACGCCGGCCTCATCGGTACGCCGCTGGACGACCTCGACGTCTATGTACTCGACGAGCGACTCGAACCCGCGGCCGTAGGCAACACGGGTGAGCTGTACGTCGCGGGCCCGGGGCTCGCGCGCGGATACTGGCGTCGCGGTGCAATGACGGCCGAGCGGTTCGTCGCGGACCCGCATCGGCCCGGCGAGCGAATGTACCGGAGCGGCGACCTTGCCGCACGGCGCGCCGACGGCAGCCTCGTCTATCGGGGCCGGGTCGACGAGCAGATCAAGATTCGAGGCTACCGCATCGAGCCAGCAGAGATCGAATCGGCATTGATCGCGCACCCTGACGTGTCCCGCGTCGCGGTCGTCGCGCGCGAGAACCACCTGGGCGAGACGATACTCGTCGCCTACGTCGTCGCGAACGTCCGGCATTCACAGCAGGCCTTCCGCGCCTGGCTTTCGGAGCGGCTGCCCGACTACATGCTGCCGACGTCGTACGTGGCGCTCGACGCGCTGCCACTGACGGCCAACGGCAAGCTCGACCGCGACTCATTGCCGGTGCCGCAGGATGCCGGCATGCACGCGCGCTATATCGCGCCGGAGACGCGTGCTGCGGTGCAGCTGTGTGCGCTCGTCGCCGAGCTACTCGACGTCGAGCGAGTCGGCCTCGGCGACCACTTCTTTCACCTGGGCGGTCACTCGCTGTCGGCAACACAGCTCTGTGCACGCCTTCGCGCGGACCTCCGCCTCGATCTGCCTATACAGGCGGTGTTCGAGACGCCGGTAATGCGCGAGCTTGCGGCAGCCCTCGAGCGGCTGACGCCGGCATCCGGTCTTGCGCTGGCAGCAGGCCCACGGCCGGAGCGGCTGCCGTTGTCGTTCCCGCAGGCGCGGCTGTGGTTCCTCGATCAGCTCGAGGGCGGGAGTCCAGGCTACAGCATCCCGATCGTGTTGCGGCTTTCGGGACCACTGGATGCGCGCGTGCTCGAGCAGGCGTTCTCGGATGTCATCGGACGCCACGAGAGCTTGCGCACGTTGCTCGTCGAGGACGGGGGCGAGCCGTGGCAACAGATCGTGGACGCCGCCGATGCGCACTTTGCGCTCGAACGCCGCCGCGTGTCTTCGACCGATCTCGAGGCATCGATTGCCGGGTTTGTCTGGAACGCGTTCGTGCTCGATCGCGACCTGCCGATACGCGCGGTTCTGCTGCGCCACGACGTCGCCGTCCATGTGCTCGTCATCGTCGTCCATCACACGGCCGCCGACGGCTGGTCGATCCGGCCGTTGCTGGCCGACCTGTCGCGGGCGTATGCGGCCAGGCGGCGGGGTGCGGTACCCGCATTCGACCCGCTGCCCGTGCAGTACGCCGACTACGTGCTGTGGACGCGTGAATACGCGGCACGCGGCACGCTCGCGCGCCACGCCGTCTACTGGCAGGGGCAGCTCGAGGGCCTGCCGGAGGAACTCGCTCTGCCCTATGACCGGCCGCGCACGCCCGACGCCCCGGCGGGTCGCATCGCGTTCACTCTGCCGGCCGAGCTGCACCGGCAGTTGATTGCGCTTAGCCTCGACGCCGATACAACGCTGTTCATGACCTTGCAGACCGCACTGGCTGCGTTGCTGTCGCGCCTCGGCGCCGGCAACGACATTCCGCTTGGCACGGCGATCGCTGGTCGGGCGGAAGCCGTGCTCGAGCCGCTTGTCGGCTTCTTCGTCAACACGCTCGTGCTGCGCAACGACACGACTGGCGACCCGACGTTCCTCGAGCTTATCGAGCGCGCGCGCAGCACCTGTCTCGCCGCGTATGCGCACCAGGACCTGCCCTTCGAACGCCTAGTCGAACAACTCGAACCGGCGCGCAGACGCGGGCGGCAACCGTTGTTCCAGACGATGCTCGTGCTGCACAATACGCCGCCGTTTGCGCTTGAACTGGACGGCGTGGAAGCAACGGCGATCTCGGTACCGTCGACGACTGCGAAGTTCGACCTGTCGTGGAGCTTCGTCGAGCGCCGCGATACGGACGGGTGTGCCGCTGGCCTCGAAGCGGAACTCGAGTATAACGCTAGCCTGTTCGAGGCGGCGACGACCGAGGCACTCGTGGCCCGCTACCGTCGTCTGCTGGAACACATCGTCGACCATCCTGAGTGCCGGTTGGCAACGCTGCCGCTGCTCGACGACGCCGAGCGCCGCCGGTTAGTTGAAGGGTTCAGTCAGGGTGAGTCAGGGTCGAACGCCGTCGACGTCATTGCGCGGTTTGAGGCGCAGGCGCAGGCGGCGCCCGATACCGCGGCGCTCAAGTTCGATGGCAGAGCCGTGTGCTACCAGGAACTCGATGCGGTCAGCAACCGGCTTGCACGCCAGCTCCTGGGCGCTGGCGTCGGCGCCGAGCGGATCGTAGCCACCGAGCTGCCGCGATCGGTCGAGCTGGTCGTGGCAATACTCGGGATCCTGAAGGCCGGTGCCGTCTGGCTTCCGCTGGCCCCCGGAATGCCGCCTGCCCGCCGTCGACACGTGCTTGAGGACGCGCAACCCGTCGCGGTGCTGGGCACGGGCGACGGCGTTGCGCTCGACGGCCATGGCCCAGCGCTCCACATTCCCGCGCTCGACGTTCGCGCGCTAATCGACGACGACACGCGGTCTCTGGGGCCGATCGCCTACGAAGAGCGCACGGCGCCGATGTGGCCACAGCACGCGGCGTACGTGTTGTATACGTCGGGCAGCACGGGCATGCCGAAAGGTGTGATGATTAGCCGTGGCAGCCTGGCACGCTATGTCGGCCAGGTCATCGGTGTGCTTGGCGAGGACAGCGCCGACATGGCGTTGCTGACGCCGGTTGTATTTGACCTGAGCCTGACGACGATCTTTGCTCCGCTCGTCACCGGCGGGACACTCAGGCTCATGCCCGAAGACGACACGGCTGCGGCGCTGGCTTCTGCATTGCAGGGAACGGCCGTCAAACTCACACCGTCGCACGTTGCCCTGCTGGCCGAGCTGCCGTTCGAAACCGGTCGACTCGAGACGGCGATCCTCGGCGGCGAGGCGCTGACAGCTGCCCATGTCGAGACCCTGCGGCAGCGTTGCCCCGGAGTCCGCATCTTCAATGAGTATGGGCCGACCGAGGCCACGGTCGGCGTCACAGCAGCCGTCGTCGACGAACCCGCCGACATCACGATCGGCCGGCCGTATCCGGGCGTGCATGCATACGTGCTCGACGAGCGGCTGCGTCCGTGCCCCGTTAATGTCGCGGGTGAGCTCTATCTCGCTGGGCCGAGCCTCGCGCGCGGCTACCTCAACCGACCCGGGCTGACCGCCGTGCACTTCATCGCCAGTCCGTATCGACCCGGCGAGCGACTGTATCGCACGGGCGACCTCGCGGCCTGGCGCTCCGATGGCGAGCTGCGCTGCTACGGGCGCAACGACGAGCAGATCAAGCTGCGCGGCCATCGCATCGAGCCCGCGGAAATCG
The Gammaproteobacteria bacterium DNA segment above includes these coding regions:
- a CDS encoding ATP-binding cassette domain-containing protein → MTAVMQVTNLRVDIAGSTLLELPALDLPATGVTGLVGQNGSGKSTLLRILARQQSPSQGDVRYDGRRLSDWGEREFARRVAYLPQQTPLAAGLTARELVALGRYPWHGALGRFQAQDAARVDEALVATETVGLADRFVDSLSGGERQRVWLAMLLAQNADLLLLDEPISALDPAHQTSVLSLIGRISRDKAVAVLVVLHDVNLAARYCDYLIALKQGRLIAAGAPADIMSSEQLSAVYDVDMGVFPNPDTDGVIAYVRT